The Nocardia vinacea genome contains the following window.
CCGGGACGGTCTTGATGATCTCGAAGGACGGCCGGATGGTGTGCGCCGTGGTGTGGGCCGCACCGGAGACCATGCCGTCCGCAATGCCTTTGTGCACCATCATGGTGCCGAAATACGAGATATCGGCCATGGTTTCGCGGGCGCGCTCGAGTGTCATGCCCTTGTGCTTGCGCAGTTCGGTGTATTCCGCGGCGAATTCGTCGAGGTAACCGGAGGTGCGCGGGTCGAGTACCCGTGCTGCCGAGATATCGACGCCGAGTTCGGCGGCACGGGCACGCACCGCCGCCTCGTCGCCGAGAATGACCAGATCCGCGATCTTGCGCTGCAGCACCCGCCCCGCCGCACGCAGGATGCGGTCGTCGTCGCCCTCGGGCAGCACAATGGTCTTGCGGTTCGCCCTGGCGCGTTCGATCAGCTGGTATTCGAACATTTGCGGCGTCACCACCGAGGTATCCGGGATTTCGATGCGCTGCAACAACTCCGACGCGTCGACATGCTGTTCCATCAGGGCCAGCGCGGTGTCGACCTTGCGCGGGCTGCCCGCCGACATGCGGCCGCGGGTGCGGTAGGCGGCGCTCGCGGCGTCGTAGGTGCCCAGTTCCGTGGTGAGGATGGGCAGTTTGGGTTTGAGGCCGTTCATCAGCCTGGCTATGGCCGGATGCGGCAGCATGCCACCGTTCATGATGATGCCCGACAGCGACGGAAAGCCTTCCGCCTCATGCGCATTCACGACACTGAGCAGCACGTCTGAACGATCGCCCGGCGCGATGACCACGACACCGTCGACCAACCGCTCGAGAATATGTTCGGCCGTCATGCCGCCGACCATGACCTTCAATGCCTCACGCTGCAGCAATTCCACATCACCGCTGTACATTTCGCCGCCGATCGCGGTGCACAGCTCGGCTACTGTCGGCGAAATCAGCAGCGGCACTTCGGGTAACGTCCAGGACGGCACATCGAAGCCCTCGAGAGCAACACCGACTTCATCCAATTGCTCTGGGGCGCAACGGTTGGCGATGATGGCCACCAAGTGCGCGTGTTCGAGGGAAAGCTCGTGTGCACACAGCTCGGCCAGCTGCTCGACCTCGTCGGGAGTGCGGCCAGAACCACGCACGACCAGCAGTACGGGCGCGCCGAGGTTCACTGCGATGCGGGCATTGAAGCGCAGTTCGCTCGGGCTGGCCACATCGGTGTAGTCGCTGCCGACGATCACTACCGCGTCACACAGCTTCGCGACCTCGTGGAAGCGCATGACGATCTCGCTGATCGCGGCATCCGGATCCGCGTGTACCTGCTCGTAGGTGACGCCGATGGCCTGCGCGTAATCGATATCGGCGGTGCTGTGCTCGAGCAGCAGTTCCAGGACGTAATCCGGCTCGGTGGTCGAGCGGGTGATCGGCCGGAATACGCCGACCCGGGCGGTGGTCGCGCACAGCATCTGGAGCATGCCGAGGGCCACCGTCGATTTTCCGGTGTCACCCTCCGGAGATGCGATGTACACAGCGGATGGAGCGGAATCGGCCATGCCCCAGAGCTTAGTAAAGCCGCGGCTACCTCGACCGTTCGGCGAGACGGCGATCACGAACTCCTATTCGCACCGGTCCGGATATAGTCCGGGCATGGCTGAGCAATTCCCGAAGCGGCAGTGGGGTTCGAACACCAATTTTCTTGCCCGGCTAGCGACCAAGCTCGCTTCCACCAAACCCGGGTCGTGGCTGATTCGGAAGGTTACCCCGCTGGATCGGGCCATCCTCGAGCGCACGAATGCCAAGTACACGCTCCTCGGTCCGATCGGTGCCCCGGTCATGCTGCTGACCACCACCGGCCGCAAATCCGGTGAGCCGCGCACCCAACCGCTGCTCTGCCTGCACGACGGTGCCACCATCTACGTGATCGGCAGCAACTTCGGCCAGCAGCAGCATCCGGCCTGGACCACCAACCTCCTGGCGAACCCGAATGCCACCGTCGCCATCGCAGGTCAACGCATCCCCGTGCGCGCCACCCTGGTCGAGTCCGACAAGGACGCCCTGTTCGCCCGCTTCGTCGAGATCACCAGCGCCTACGGCATCTACCGCACCCGCACCACCCGAGACCTGCGCATCTTCGCCCTCACCCGCGCCTGACCAATCGCGGGAACCGGACCCACACACCGAGTGCATGCCCCGGCTTACCAGCGCGCCGAAGCCAGTCGAATGGTCGCTGCGGAACCAATCGCGGCCAGACTCACCTCAATTGGCCATTTCGCCTGAGCCGGCCGAGCATCGCGGATCCGGCCGAACATGGGCAGGCAAGCCCGTCGATGCTCGGCCGGTGCGACCAGTTGCGGCTCAGCCCAAGGCGCGGAGGCGGGGAGCCAGGTCGCGCTGGAAGAGGTCGAGGAAGCGGGACTGGTCGTGGCCGGGGGCGTGGAAGACCAGGTGGTTGAGGCCGGCGTCGAGGTACGGCTTGATTTGTTCGACGGCCTGGTCCGGATCATTGGCGACGATCCAGCGCTTGGCGATCTGCTCGATCGGGAGGGCGTCGGCGGCGGCCTCCATTTCGATCGGATCGGTAATGGAATGCTTCTGCTCGGCGGTCAGCGAGAGCGGGGCCCAGAAGCGCGTATTCTCCAGTGCCAGTTCGGGATCGGTGTCGTAGGAGATCTTGATCTCGATCATCCGGTCGATCTGCTCGACGGCGCGTCCGGCCTTGGCGGCGCCCTCCGCGACGGCGGGCATCAACTTCTCGGTGTACAGGTCCATACCCTTGCCGGAGGTACAGATGAAACCGTCACCGGCGCGGCCCGCGTAGCGCGCGACCAGCGGTCCGCCCGCGGCGATATAGATCGGGATGCCGCCCTTGGGCACGTCGTAGATCGAGGCGCCGACGGTCTTGTAGTACTCGCCGTCGAAGTCGGTGCGTTCACCGGTCCACAGCGCGCGCATGAGGTCGACCGATTCGCGCAGCCGAGCGAAACGCTCCTTGAATTCGGGCCATTCGCCGGTGTAGCCGGTGGCGATCTCATTGAGCGCCTCACCGCTGCCGACACCGAGCATGACACGATCGGGGTAAAGACAACCCATGGTCGCGAAGGCCTGCGCGATCACGGCGGGGTTGTAGCGAAAGGTCGGGGTGAGCACCGAGGTGCCGAGTTGGATGCGCTTGGTGCGCTCACCGACCGCGGCCATCCAGGCCAGCGAGAACGGCGCATGCCCGCCCTTGTGCCGCCACGGCTGGAAATGGTCGCTCACCGTCGCGCTGTCGAGGCCGTGGTCCTCGGCCGCCACCGCGATTTCCACCAATTCCCGCGGTCCGAACTGTTCCGCCGACGCCTTGTATCCGAGCTTGAGATCACCCATATGCGCCACTCCTGTCGCTTCGCTCAACGGTCCGTGCGGGAGGTTCCGCACACCGTCGGCCGCCTGAATCCCGCGACCGCATCCCGGTACAACCGCAAGGGCGACACCGGAGTTCCCGAGCCGCGATCGGCCTACCTGAGCGCTGCGCGATCGGTTCTCACACGGCCTCCCCTCGACCATAGTCAGCGCGTCCTGGGAAGGTGCGCAGGGCCGCACCCCGTGATCGCAATAACCAGTCGGCATCACGCTCCGGGGACTGGATCTGCGTCGGCAGAAGAACCGGACATTCGAGGTGCTGCGTATCGCTGAGGTGCGACTCCCGGCGGGTTGCAGCCTGCGGCGCAGCAAGTCGCTGACGGCTCTCGGGGGAAGTCGGTATCGGCTCACGATGCGGCCGCAAGCCGGGGACGGCTCACGGCGAGGCAGCCAGTCGAAATCCCCGATCACGGTGACACCCCGGGCATTCGGCAGACCGCGAACGAGGTGCCATCCACCTCGCCGTCGAGGGTGGTGTAGTGACGCGGGTGCGCGCCGAGCACATCCCACAGGTGTTCGTGGCGCCCCTCGCCGATGAGGTGCAGGTCCAGCTCGCCGACGATGGGCAGGAAGCGCTAGCCGTCTGCGCTGATCTGCGACGACTCAGAGCGACGCGGCAAGTGGGTGGCTCTCAGGGCGGTGTGGGGATGGTCGCATCGGGTCCGGTATTCACACGCTGGGTGGGCGGATAGCCGACAATTGACTCGTGAGCACACCAGATGAACCGATCCTGTCCTACCTGACCGATATGGATGGGGTGCTGGTGCACGAAGACCATCTGGTGCCCGGTGCCGACAAGTTCCTAGCCGAGCTGCGCGGCAATGAGATCCCGTTCCTGGTGCTCACCAATAACTCGATCCGCACGCCGCGCGATCTGCAGGCCCGCCTGCGCCACACCGGACTCGATATTCCGGAGGAGGCGATCTGGACCTCGGCGCTGGCCACCGCGACCTTCCTCAACGACCAGCGTCCCAACGGAACCGCCTACGTGGTCGGCGAATCCGGACTTACCACCGCACTGCACGAAATCGGCTATGTGCTGACCGATAGCGATCCGGACTACGTGGTGCTCGGCGAAACCCGCACCTACTCCTTCGAGGCGATCACCACCGCGATCCGCCTGGTCGATCGCGGTGCGCGCTTCATCGCCACCAACCCGGACGCGACCGGACCGTCCCGCGAGGGCCTGCTCCCCGCGACCGGCTCGGTCGCCGCGCTGATCACCCGCGCGACCGGCAAGGAGCCGTACTACGTAGGCAAGCCGAACCCGCTGATGATGCGCTCGGCACTGCGCCGGATCGGCGCACATTCGCAGTCGACCGTAATGATCGGCGACCGCATGGACACCGATATCGTCTCGGGCCTGGAGGCGGGCATGCGCACCGTCCTGGTCACCACCGGCATCTCCACCCGCGAATCCGTCGAGCAATTCCCCTACCGCCCCACCCTGGTCGCCGACTCAGTAGCCGACCTAGTCGGCCGAACCCACAACCCCTTCCCCTGACCCCCGCCCCCGCGGGCGATCAAGATCAGGTGGAACTGGTGGCGTAGCCTTCTCGCGGTTTGCCGCGATGGTTTCCACCTGATCATTTGTCCATTCGGGCGCTGGGATTAGCGACAGTGCCGAACAGCAGCTGGGGATCAGGTTTCGTCGGTGATGGTGGCTAGGGCGGTGGAGAGTTGGGTCATGAGGTGGGCGGTGAGGGCGAGTTGGTCGGGGCCGAGTTTGGCGGCGAGCCGTTTCGCCATGACTGCGTGCTGCGGGTTTATGCGTTTGATTGCCTCGCGGCCTGTGTCGGTGACCGCTACGAGTTTGGCGCGGCGGTGCGCCGGATTGGGTTGGAATTCGGCAAGTCCCTTGTCCACCAATAGGTCCGCGATGCGCTGCACGCTCTGCCTGGTGATCCCCATGGCTCGGGCGATTCCGGCCACCGGCAGCGGTTCGCGCAGCACCGCGCCGAGCACCTGCCACCAGGCCGCCGTAATTCCGGCGGGAGCGGCCAATTCCTCTGCGATGGTGAGGAATTGACCGTTCAGCTGGAATGACGTGATAGCGGCCGTTGCGAAGAGATCCTGCTCGGGCGTGTCACTCATATCGGAAACTCCTATCCGGGTCCGCGACTCACCGCGGATTCTTCCTCACGCGGAAGCGACGACCCGCTGCGCCTCGTACTCGGAAAGCGCGGCGAATCCCGCCGGATCGCTCTTGCCGAACAAGCGGTACCACGCGTCCAGCACGTAGGGCTCGTAGACGTCGAGCCTGCGAAGCACCTCGCGAGCGAATTCGAAAGGCGCGGTCGGACCCGCGGTGATGAGATCGCCATCCAGTACCGCCGCCTGGTCCAGATAGCGATCACCACCCGAATATCCGCTGTAGGCAAGGTATTCCGCAGCCGCGCCGGTATGGGCGTGGTTATCGAGTAGACCCTCCTTCGCCAATCCGAAGGTGGCACCGCAGATCGCCGCGACCGGAACCCCCGCGTCCAGGAACTCCCGCGCCTTGTGCGCGAAGGGCACTAGTTCGCCCGTCTCCCAGGTGTCGGCGCCGGGCAGGATCAACATCGCGCTCGCGGCGGGCGTGAGATCGGCGAGCAGCACATCCGGCACGATGCGCATTCCACCCGTCGTGATGATCGGATCGGCGGTGAGCCCAACGGTTCGCACCCGGAAGGTTCCCGGCGCTTTCTGCCAGCTGGGCCGATTGATATGCGCGGTCGCCGCACCGACCTCCCAATCGGCGAGCGTGTCGTAAACGGCCATGTGAACTGTCTTCGTAGCCATGACAGTATGCTGTCATATTTGACAGCATACTGTCAATGCCTCAGCGTCCGCGTTCGATCTTCGCCAAATGCGCGATATTGGCGCGATCCTGCGCATCAGCACTCGGTTCACCGCCGAACCACGCGTCCAGAATCTCCGTCAGTTCCGCCCGGGATGTCGAACGCAGGCTCAGCGCAAGCACATTCGCGTCATTCCACTTCCGCGCACCAGCCGCCGTCGCCGCATCACCACACAGCGCTGCCCGGATCCCCGCCACCTTGTTGGCGGCAATAGAAGCCCCGGTCCCCGTCCAACAGCACACCACCCCCTGCTCCGCCCGCCCCTCGGCCACATCGCGCGCTGCCGCCGCACTGGCCCAAGCCCAGTCATCCCGCTCACTATCCGACAACGCCCCATGCACCAACGTCTCGAACCCCCGCCGCCCGAGCTCCACCACCAGCTCCTCGGCCACCCCCACCCGCTCATCCGCCGCAACCGAAATTCGCATACCCCAAGCGTAATAACGTCCCCACTGCACAGCACCGAAAACCGCGAGCGGGCCCGTCCTCGGTGCCGAGGACGGGCCCACCGCACCGGTCACCAGGCAACGGGGCCGAGGCGATCGATGAAGATCCCGCTCGGCCCGTCGGCGTCGATCGTGGCGAGTTCGAGGATCGAGTCGGTGCCCTCGGTGACCGTCAGTTGGCCGGTGTGATGGTTCATATCGGTCGCCGCGAATTTACGATTCGCGACCTCACCAGGAGTCGCGACGTTGAACTTGATCTTCGGCAGCGCCTGGGCGTACCGCAGGGTGATCATGTTCAGCGCCGCTTTCGACGAGCTGTAGGCGAGCTCGTGCATCTTCGAGACGGGCTGCTCCGGATCGGTCACGACCGCGAAGGAACCGCCACCACTGGACACCATCACCACCCGCGGATTGTCCGCCGCCTGCAGCAAGGGCAGGAACGCGTGCGTGACCCTGATCGGTCCGTACACGTTGGTGTCGTAGACGGAATGGATTTCGTCCGCGGTCGCGTCCGCGGGCGCAACAATATTCCCCGGTGCACCGGCGTTGTTGATCAACACATCCAGCCGGTCGGTGTGCCCGCTAACGAGCCGTACCGCATCCGACACCGACTCCTCCGAGGTCACATCCAGCGGCACCATCACGACGTTCACCCCCTCAGCGGCGAGTTTGTCCGCGGCGGCCTGTCCTCGAGCCGCGTCGCGCGAGCCGAGGAAAACCGTCCACCCCTGCGCCCCGAGCCGCCGCGCCGCTTCGAGACCGAGTCCCTTATTGGCTCCGGTGATCAACACTGTGGTTTGTTCCGTGTTCGTCATGCCCACTAAGACGCACCAGCCCGCTCGCGCTGTGACAACCTGTGAGCGGCCTCACAAACACCGGGAATCGACACTGTGCACCGACCCGGCGAATAGGCCAGAATCCTGGCAGCGTGACAAGACGCGGAAAGCGGAGGGACCGGCAGTGTCAGCTTGGGGTGAGGTCGTTGTCGGCCTGGTAATTCTGGTCGGTCTGGTCGGGATCATCGTCCCGATTCTGCCGGGGGCCATTTTGATCTTCGGGGCCATTGCCGTGTGGGCGTTCATGACCGGGGGCGCGACGGCGTGGATCGTACTCGCCATCAGCACAGCATTTTTGGTGCTGTCCGGCATCGTCAAATACACCTGGCCGGGCCGGAAGATGAAGGATGCGGGC
Protein-coding sequences here:
- a CDS encoding SDR family NAD(P)-dependent oxidoreductase; amino-acid sequence: MTNTEQTTVLITGANKGLGLEAARRLGAQGWTVFLGSRDAARGQAAADKLAAEGVNVVMVPLDVTSEESVSDAVRLVSGHTDRLDVLINNAGAPGNIVAPADATADEIHSVYDTNVYGPIRVTHAFLPLLQAADNPRVVMVSSGGGSFAVVTDPEQPVSKMHELAYSSSKAALNMITLRYAQALPKIKFNVATPGEVANRKFAATDMNHHTGQLTVTEGTDSILELATIDADGPSGIFIDRLGPVAW
- the pta gene encoding phosphate acetyltransferase, with protein sequence MADSAPSAVYIASPEGDTGKSTVALGMLQMLCATTARVGVFRPITRSTTEPDYVLELLLEHSTADIDYAQAIGVTYEQVHADPDAAISEIVMRFHEVAKLCDAVVIVGSDYTDVASPSELRFNARIAVNLGAPVLLVVRGSGRTPDEVEQLAELCAHELSLEHAHLVAIIANRCAPEQLDEVGVALEGFDVPSWTLPEVPLLISPTVAELCTAIGGEMYSGDVELLQREALKVMVGGMTAEHILERLVDGVVVIAPGDRSDVLLSVVNAHEAEGFPSLSGIIMNGGMLPHPAIARLMNGLKPKLPILTTELGTYDAASAAYRTRGRMSAGSPRKVDTALALMEQHVDASELLQRIEIPDTSVVTPQMFEYQLIERARANRKTIVLPEGDDDRILRAAGRVLQRKIADLVILGDEAAVRARAAELGVDISAARVLDPRTSGYLDEFAAEYTELRKHKGMTLERARETMADISYFGTMMVHKGIADGMVSGAAHTTAHTIRPSFEIIKTVPGVSTVSSVFLMCLADRVLAYGDCAVVPDPTSEQLADIAISSARTAARFGIDPRVAMLSYSTGESGSGADVDKVRVATKLVREREPELLVEGPIQYDAAIEPTVATTKLPDSEVAGRATVFVFPDLNTGNNTYKAVQRSAGAIAIGPVLQGLRKPVNDLSRGALVADIVNTVAITAIQAEES
- a CDS encoding DJ-1/PfpI family protein gives rise to the protein MATKTVHMAVYDTLADWEVGAATAHINRPSWQKAPGTFRVRTVGLTADPIITTGGMRIVPDVLLADLTPAASAMLILPGADTWETGELVPFAHKAREFLDAGVPVAAICGATFGLAKEGLLDNHAHTGAAAEYLAYSGYSGGDRYLDQAAVLDGDLITAGPTAPFEFAREVLRRLDVYEPYVLDAWYRLFGKSDPAGFAALSEYEAQRVVASA
- a CDS encoding RpiB/LacA/LacB family sugar-phosphate isomerase; the protein is MRISVAADERVGVAEELVVELGRRGFETLVHGALSDSERDDWAWASAAAARDVAEGRAEQGVVCCWTGTGASIAANKVAGIRAALCGDAATAAGARKWNDANVLALSLRSTSRAELTEILDAWFGGEPSADAQDRANIAHLAKIERGR
- a CDS encoding nitroreductase family deazaflavin-dependent oxidoreductase, coding for MAEQFPKRQWGSNTNFLARLATKLASTKPGSWLIRKVTPLDRAILERTNAKYTLLGPIGAPVMLLTTTGRKSGEPRTQPLLCLHDGATIYVIGSNFGQQQHPAWTTNLLANPNATVAIAGQRIPVRATLVESDKDALFARFVEITSAYGIYRTRTTRDLRIFALTRA
- a CDS encoding MarR family winged helix-turn-helix transcriptional regulator, which gives rise to MSDTPEQDLFATAAITSFQLNGQFLTIAEELAAPAGITAAWWQVLGAVLREPLPVAGIARAMGITRQSVQRIADLLVDKGLAEFQPNPAHRRAKLVAVTDTGREAIKRINPQHAVMAKRLAAKLGPDQLALTAHLMTQLSTALATITDET
- the fgd gene encoding glucose-6-phosphate dehydrogenase (coenzyme-F420), with the translated sequence MGDLKLGYKASAEQFGPRELVEIAVAAEDHGLDSATVSDHFQPWRHKGGHAPFSLAWMAAVGERTKRIQLGTSVLTPTFRYNPAVIAQAFATMGCLYPDRVMLGVGSGEALNEIATGYTGEWPEFKERFARLRESVDLMRALWTGERTDFDGEYYKTVGASIYDVPKGGIPIYIAAGGPLVARYAGRAGDGFICTSGKGMDLYTEKLMPAVAEGAAKAGRAVEQIDRMIEIKISYDTDPELALENTRFWAPLSLTAEQKHSITDPIEMEAAADALPIEQIAKRWIVANDPDQAVEQIKPYLDAGLNHLVFHAPGHDQSRFLDLFQRDLAPRLRALG
- a CDS encoding HAD-IIA family hydrolase is translated as MDGVLVHEDHLVPGADKFLAELRGNEIPFLVLTNNSIRTPRDLQARLRHTGLDIPEEAIWTSALATATFLNDQRPNGTAYVVGESGLTTALHEIGYVLTDSDPDYVVLGETRTYSFEAITTAIRLVDRGARFIATNPDATGPSREGLLPATGSVAALITRATGKEPYYVGKPNPLMMRSALRRIGAHSQSTVMIGDRMDTDIVSGLEAGMRTVLVTTGISTRESVEQFPYRPTLVADSVADLVGRTHNPFP